From Zea mays cultivar B73 chromosome 3, Zm-B73-REFERENCE-NAM-5.0, whole genome shotgun sequence:
GAGTAGTCCTTCTATAATCCTATTAGAACAACTCTAAAAAGATGCTAAAAAGTTTTCGCCAACAAATTTTAGGATAAGTTTATATCTTTTttttttggagttgctcttaatATCCTTGCCTAGCTTGGCGGATCCTTGCCAAGCGTTTTGGTGGGGCGTTGGGCCGATGTGACTGTCCGGGCTTTGGGCAGGCCTCCCGAAACAGCAGCAGTGACCTGTGGGCCTGGATACAAATTCGATAGGCTTAGCTTTAATTGTATGGGCCATATGGCTGGCCTGCGACGTGGATGGACCTTGCGGGCCTCGCCAGAACGCAATACGTACTTCCATGAGGCAGGGCGCATAGCCTGCATCATAGCATATTTAGACTGTGTCCAGTAATATCTTCTAAATTTCGTCTGCTAAAAAAATATTCTCTATTCCTTATAGTATCATCTAAAATATTATGTTCTTTATGTACTTTTATCTTCAGCAATAACTTCTAAATGTGATCCTCTATATCTACCGTACAGTCGTACCTACAGTATTGCCTACATAGCCTAATTTACTCCAATTGCTGCTAGAGGCCTGAAGTCTAATAAGATGCTGTGGTGGACAAAAGTCTAGTGCCTTGGTTTCATCTGAAACACTGGTACGGTGATTAATCGATCACCACTATGGTGGACAAAAGTCTAGTACCATGGTTTCATCTTGTAACCTGATGAAAAAAATGATATCTTAATTCGCCCCCGTGACTTCTTTAGCATTAAGGGATGACCAGAGACTTATCCTGACTTCCTGAGACATTGAGTGATTGGAAAAAAAAATTCCTCGGGCAAAAGCTAAAAGTGCACCCACAATTATACAGTATGCAGCTTTTTTGCAACCTAATCTACTCGAAAGTGATGTTAATTCGTGAAGATAATGATTTACCCTATAATACACTACATGTTCCTTTCGCCGTAATTGGGCGCCAAACCAGCAGTGAATTTTCCTATAATACATTACATGTTCCTTTCGCCGTGTAATTGTGCGCCAAACCAGCACTGCATTTTTTACTCCTAGCTTCCACCAGTCACGCTGGGCTCACGTGGTGATTTGTACATCAAGATTCAAGAGCGCCGTTGATTTATTATTTGTATCCATTCATCAATCTCCATATCCTACACACGCATTGACACATACTCACTCCCCCCCGCCCCGCGCGCGTAGAGCCTGGTCGTTAGCCGACAGGTCTCGTCGCATCAATTCCCATCGTCCTACTCAGCCCCGAATTGTTTAAGCCCGGTGCTTATCGATTTCATCAGCCCCGTGCGTGCGTTTGGTGACGATGGATACTCATCCCAAGGAGCGGAGAAGGGCGTAGGCGTGTAGCTGCTCAAGCTCTTCCCAGTCATATGCTGTGGGCTGTGGCGAACTGGCGATGTTGCCATATTGCTGTGGGCGATGTTGCCATATTGCTGTGGGCTGTGGCGATTTATTTCTGGGACCTTCAGCAAGAGGACCTTGTGGCGGAGCAGGAGTGGCCTGCCGGATCATTACTTgctctttttttttatttttatttgtcaCGGACCTAGGGCGCTTTACTTGTCGTTCATCAACCTTATCTTAGTCCTGGCTACACCTGCCATGTAGCATGTATTGGCCTTGCCATCGGCGATCATGTGGTAAGATTCTTGAGGAGTGAGAAAGATGTGTTTGTCCGAAAGGATCTCGATCAACGTCCGCATATGTACATATATGCCACTAGCCCACTGCAGCTGCTGCTAATAATCAATGAATTTTCAGACTAGTGAAGTAGAGTTGAACCTGGCTAGCAGAATATGACACGCGGGCCAGGGGCTCCTCATCTATCCCACGCCCGGGCGTGGCGCAAGGGGGGAACTGGTCATTATAGCACATGGACTTTCTGATAAACACGCTCGGTTAAGAGGTGTTAGGTTTCTTTTGGGGTGTTTGTTTGGAATTATAATctacctagattatataatctaatttATTTTAAACTAACATTTAGTTAAAAaaagttggattatataatctaggtagattataatcccaaacaaacatgtCCTTAGTTATTCTCCTAAActttagagactaatttttagtccgccTTATTTAGTTATATTGTTTGATAATTTAGCATCTAAAAGTAGCTAAACTTTAGTAAAGTTTAGAAGGCGGGAACCAAACACGTCCCAGCTGCAGAAACCCGCACCTATTGTATTGATGAGTGTGTCTGTGGGTACAAAACTCCGCACACGGATACAGATACATATAGGTAGTTTGCTCCACCCGTTAGTGTATTGTGATAATCTAACTCAACAAGTGCTGGAATAATTTCGTACTCGATAGAGAATTTATCCAACCCGCTGCCGTAGCTACACCCTGTCAGCAAAGGGATCACGTACGTTTGTCACAAGAGCTATCAAGTTAGGCCATATAGCAATTCTCTCACCTGGCAGCAGTGGCAGATGAAGGAGATATCGACCTGCACATGAAGGTCCACGTCAGGCAGTAGTGAGCGACGAAATCGACCTGCGCCGTTGGGGGAGAAAAAAAATTAATACAGATTGTGCAGTCATCTTTCCACTAGCCAATAATGCAGGAGCTAGCGTCCATGCATATCGTCGCGCTTAACACCTTCCTGGATTAAATGCAGGCATAATCTCAAATGGTTCGATGTAGTGACGTGGATGCGCGTAATAAATAAGGTATACCACACACCCAGACCCCAGTCTCCAGCCCGTATAAAAAAAACTGGAGCAAAATTCACGTGTTCGTCTGAAATTCAGATGTCCCGCGAACACTACTTCGCTGCGCCTCGGCTGATCAGATGCGTACGACGCAGAATCAAGATCACGACGCTATTCCTTCACATGTACATGTGACATGTGTGATGTGTGTGTGCTAGTGGCCAGCGGATGAGCAGCCACGATGCGCCGATGTCAGAAGTGTTCCTGCAACCGCCGCCGGGCGGATATGCCAGGTCCGGATGCGGAGCATGAGAGCATATCCAGTTTTACCTATCTAATCCTACGCGAGCAGCGGAAAGGAAACTGCCGGGACAGCAACTCTAGGCTCTAGCAAGGCAGCGTCGCATCGCGCGTCGGCCAATCGTGTTCGCGAGGACAGCGCGGAGGCGGGGACCCGTCGTGGAATCATTGGAGCAGAGCAGGCGAAGGGGAACGAGGCTGCTGGATCGCCTGCTGCCGCCGGAACTCTACCGCATACGTTGTGCACGCCCTACAGTGCGAATTGCTTGCTGTCGTTCACTATTCCTGCCTGCCTCTTTAGTTTAAAAACCTAAGGCATGTTCGGTTAGTTCAGAACAGAGACCTGGAACGGAGGCCTAGAACTATTCCCATTCGAATTGATTATCTAAATTTATATAAGATCTCATCTGGTGGAATAGATTCTAGACCTAATCCAGAACAACCGAACAGACCTAAGCCAAAAAAACACGCACCACGGTTCAAGTTTTTCTGACTCGTGGCACCAATGCTAGATTGCTAGCTGACTAGCTGAGCTACAAACCTCAGGTTCTTCTAGGGCGATCGAGCGCATTGAATCCGGCTAGGTGCCTGACGTGGATCCGTGCTGTTCCCGTGTCCCAGCCAACAACAGCCAGGCCCCACTTGCGCGTCCCCAATCGCCTCATCCGCATATCCCGGGGCCCACTGGTGACCAGCTACCGGCTACCGCTGCCCGTTCGCCACGTCCGCTCGCTCCCGGTATATATACGACCTCCCTACTCATcccacaaacacacacacacagacCATGGTGATGGAGGAGACGATAGACGACAGTGAGATGAGTTTGTCGAACATGGTGCTGGGCTTCCTGGAAGATTTCGAGAGGGACGAGCGACGGCCGGAGAACGACGACGACAACAACGAGGAAGAGGGCTCCAGCGGCGGCGACACCGCCGAGAGCAAGGCCTTCTGGCAGACCCAACACTTGCAGCTGCGCGTAAGTCCTCCGTCCTTACATTCGACGATCAATTCTGTTCCGACTACGTGTGTGGGTGGAGATCGAGCGCGCagatcttctctctctctctctctctctctctctctctctctctctctctctctctctctctctctctctctctccggtcAGAAGCTAGACGACGAATCGAACATGAATTGCAACTCATCAGCATGCAGCAGCTAGTACCCCGGCTGTTCTGTTCTGTTCTGTCCGCTAGTGTCGTCTTCTGCTGGTGAGCGAGGCAAACTAATATGCGTGCGTGGATGTGGATGGTACAGGAGGCACTGGCCAAGGGCAGCCCAGCCGAGAGCAGGATCCGCGCGGACACGGAGGAGGCCGTCAAGAGCATGCGCGCCGcggcctgctcctgctcctgcacgGGGCGGCCCGCCGCCCGGGACTGCCGGCCGTGCATGCTCCGGCACGTCGCCGACCGGCTGCGCGACGCCGGCTACGACAGCGCGCTCTGCAAATCCAAGTGGACGCGCTCGCCGGATATCCCTTCAGGTAACCTGCGTCTCGCGCGTCGTGATTATAACTTCGTCTTTTCGTTCTTTCTACCGCAATAAACGCAACGTTGAGGAATATCCTGTACAAGCTCACATGGTTCACATGGACTTGGTCATCCTCCTATGACACTGACAGACGCCGCTTCCCAGCTGATACTCCTACACAGCCGCCCTAACAAACATTCCAACAAACAGCCAGCCAAATGCCAGGAACGCGTCTCTTTCTCCGACGGTTCAGCGTTAGCGGAGGCGTCCACACCAACCCTCTAGGTCTCGGACCCAAGGATGCATGTTACCTGCCCAACATCCTAAAAAAATCTGAACCCAGATATTCGATGCCGAACAGGTTGGTTCGTTCGTTTGCTGACGTGTTCTCTTCCGATCCGCCGAAACGCGTGTGCAGGCGAGCACAGCTACGTGGAGGTGGCGGTGCAGACGAGGAGCGGCAAGTCCGTGCGCGTGGTGGTGGAGCTCAGCTTCCGCGCCGAGTTCGAGGTGGCGCGCGCCAGCGCCGGCTACCGCGCGCTGGTGACCGCGCTGCCCGAGGTGTTCGTCGGCCGGGCCGACCGGCTGCGCGGCGTCGTCAAGGTCATGTGCGCCGCGGCCAAGCAGTGCATGAAGGATAACAACATGCACATGGGACCCTGGAGGAAGCACAAGTACATGCAGGCCAAGTGGCTCGGCACGCCCGAGCGGggagcggcggcggtggcggcggcggagaCGCCGGTGGTGGCGGTTCCGTCGGTGACGGTCGGCTCGCCAGAGAAGCAGACCAAGTTCAGGGCGTCCATGCTGACCTTCGACTTTGGCCGGACCGCGCTGGAGGTCGCGTGATGAACGCACATACGCTGCCGGTCGAGCGGCATTagtagttctctaaatatagacAGAGGAGGTAACTTTCGAGAAGAAAAAAAAGTTATATAGAGTGTACCTGGGTTTTAGGTTTTTGTCAGGATTCAGAAAGCTGAATCTGTAATATCAATCGAGCTAGGTGTAAACAGATAAGGCGAGCTTGTCACGCGTACTCCGATCGCGTCACTGTAATGGAAATGAAGCTAAAAGATCATGGGTGTCGGTTCACATGTCAGTAACGAAATGGATAACTGATAACGTTAAATTATATTTGTTAAGTCTAATCGTAATCGATACCACACTGAAAATATATACCGGCTAATTTAAACTTATTACTGCCGTTATTCGAGTGTGAATCATTAACATtatcatttacgttacattttgtgaaccaaatgacatgATTTTTTTGGTTTTAGGGTTAGTTTGATAACTCCATTTTCCTACGAAATTCACATTCACTTGTAAAGCgaccaagagacacctaagtgtgtggtgatcctcgcggggtctaagtgatcctcgagattaagaagaagcactcatccGGTCTAagcgatcgtttgagagagggaaattgtTGAAAGAGATCCACCCTACATGGACTCCtcgacggggagtaggttcttttgaACCGAACCTAGGAACACAAATCGCCCGTGTCTTTTGTGTTAATCTTGCTTTGCGACTTGATTCTTCCTGTCCCCTCTAAGTTCTCTTACTTGCAATCATTTTGAATTAGCTCCCGAAGTTATCCATAATGATTgaacaactcatagcaagaactaCTCTACCGCGCTTCGATTACATTCATATTTGTTCTAACACTAATTACGGGTGAagtttgtgttcaaagtttatagttATCAGATTTCGCTTATTCACTCCCTGTAGGCGACGTTCAAACACATACAATCCTTCTAGTAGAATGATGGTAAAACATCCGCCAACAAAGACCAAACTACCATGATGACTACGTTTTTGCCAAATAGTGGGCAACATGCTCTCAGTGACAAAAACCTATCAACATGGGACCAAAGAGACAATGATGACATAACATCCACCAGAGAATCACGACCGTCACACTCTCGGCAGTAAAGCAAATGCTAGATAGGAGACAAATGATAACAACGACAAAGTATCAACTAGAGAACCAGAGACTGTCAAAGTATCCACCTTAAGGGCTGGTTTGGTGACCAAGGATTTGGAGGGGATCCTGGGGATCGGAGGAAACCCTTTGCTATATAAAATTGAATAGCAAGGGGTTTCCTCCCCATGAATTCCCTTCAAGTAACAGGCCTAAGAGAAATAATAGCAGCAAATCATCTGCTACAAAAGTCAAATGACACCGACAAGGTCAAGTATTGTAGGATAgaaattatgagaaagaacacaaTCACACATAGGCACACCAAGAAACTCCTCCAAACATGCAGGAGTAGATGCCAACGAGCAAGGGGACAAGACATGAGATGACAACCATGATTTAGTTGTTACCGAGATATTGCCTTTATGAATATTTGCCAACCCACTTAGCATAGGGGTTGCTAGACACTAACTCAACCGGGCTTGGCCAAAGGTGCATTGACTGTTTAACAAAGGTCGAAAGACTATGTTTTAGTGTAAGGGTTGGACCCCCTAAAGGTATGCTAGACACTAACTACACAGTCTCTAGCCTATTACGGTGTCCTATGGGTCCCATCTAGCAATAACAGTGTGAGACGCAACGAATTGATGACAAAGTGGCAATTTTGAGCACAAATTGATTTGGTGGGGAGTGGGgacagtgaaagggaaatgtgcccttgggccatttctaagtattttggtgatttagtgtctaacacaagtgcttaaatgtaaaatggtggacaaagtacaaaccaaggtcaaaggtatgtttctcagacttagtacattgttttagtgactaatgtattgtgtctaagtgttggaaacaggaaaaagccaattgaaaatgccttggctcgagcagccaagtttcagctcagtctggagcaccggactgtccggtggtgcaccggacagtgtccggtgcaccaggctggcttgagcgaactggccgctctcgggaatccaccggcgacgtacggttataattcaccggactgtccggtgtgcaccggactgtccggtgagccaacggtcggccgcgcaatctgcgcgggacacgtggccgagccaacggctagaagaatgcaccggactgtccggtgtgcaccggacatgtccggtgtgcaccggacatgtccggtgcgccaacggctctcagcctgccaacggtcgactgcttcatttatggaaagaaatcgggcaccggacaatgtccggtgtgcaccggactgtccggtgcgccagtcgacagaaggcaagatcagccttccaagattgctatcaacggctcctagctgccttggggctataaaagggacccctaggcgcatggaggaggacaccaagcattcctacaacattcctaagcaccaagacatcgatttcacgcattcttttcattgtgatagcatatagagctctagtggagttgtgaactcattgagttgtgttgcgagctcttgttgcgacttgtgtgcgtgttgacactctgttttttgtgtcttgtgtgcgttgcaaatccctcccttgctccgtgttctttgtgaatttcaagtgtaagggcgagaggttccaagttgtggagattcctcgcaaacgggattgagaaaaagcaagcaaaacaccgtggtattcaagtgggtctttagaccacttgagaggggttgattgcaaccctcgtccgttgggacgccacaacgtggagtaggcaagcgttggtcttggccgaaccacgggataaccaccgtgccatctctgtgattgatccttgttggttattgtgttttgttgaggattcctatctagccacttggcaattattgtgctaacgattaaccaagttttgtggcttaagttttcaagtttcacaggatcacctattcacccccccccccctctaggtgctctcaattggtatcagagcc
This genomic window contains:
- the LOC100193809 gene encoding uncharacterized protein LOC100193809, which produces MVMEETIDDSEMSLSNMVLGFLEDFERDERRPENDDDNNEEEGSSGGDTAESKAFWQTQHLQLREALAKGSPAESRIRADTEEAVKSMRAAACSCSCTGRPAARDCRPCMLRHVADRLRDAGYDSALCKSKWTRSPDIPSGEHSYVEVAVQTRSGKSVRVVVELSFRAEFEVARASAGYRALVTALPEVFVGRADRLRGVVKVMCAAAKQCMKDNNMHMGPWRKHKYMQAKWLGTPERGAAAVAAAETPVVAVPSVTVGSPEKQTKFRASMLTFDFGRTALEVA